One window of Triticum dicoccoides isolate Atlit2015 ecotype Zavitan chromosome 5A, WEW_v2.0, whole genome shotgun sequence genomic DNA carries:
- the LOC119299308 gene encoding protein PRRC2A-like, with amino-acid sequence MLLAPPPTAATAPASPTLAGLGLPQLIDGASGRVLPCIALREAVVGPPEGWVDLVSGRILPCVDLSAMAEEAASRVSAPPSLSFPGQVHTTQSELPELLRRSWADVANSARPRLNSIIVDPAVVDASPAPGTAARQAREGSPASGHQICTPPVPPDPATASREWTRVLSRRERSLARRQIDCPRQRPKDSAGSHHERPASAAAEAFKRRFGNCCYRCLAPGINSSSAATLESATPASERAISSAPKEGPAAPPPSAPVPPQGPMEEEYIPGAAHRRPMTSISSVVSTPAMEAESYRLRTTALLLTATGPCDAISGDMVVRAIERDTWPLVLPWFGLTARLVGREWQEDANSIPCF; translated from the exons ATGTTACTCGCTCCACCACCTACCGCAGCTACCGCGCCGGCCTCCCCTACGCTCGCCGGCCTGGGGCTGCCGCAGCTCATTGATGGTGCATCAGGGCGCGTGCTGCCCTGTATCGCTCTCCGGGAGGCAGTCGTCGGTCCGCCCGAGGGCTGGGTGGACCTGGTCTCCGGGAGAATCCTTCCGTGTGTGGATCTGTCCGCCATGGCGGAGGAGGCTGCATCTCGAGTAAGTGCGCCCCCCTCCCTTTCCTTTCCCGGGCAGGTGCACACCACTCAGTCCGAGCTGCCAGAGCTCCTCCGCCGCTCTTGGGCTGATGTGGCCAATTCGGCCAGGCCGCGCCTGAACTCCATTATTGTGGATCCTGCGGTGGTGGACGCCAGCCCCGCTCCGGGCACCGCTGCTCGTCAGGCACGCGAGGGATCTCCTGCGTCTGGGCATCAGATTTGCACGCCGCCCGTACCGCCTGACCCCGCCACAGCGAGCCGCGAGTGGACGCGGGTGCTCTCGAGGCGTGAGAGGAGCCTGGCGAGGCGCCAGATAGATTGCCCGCGGCAGCGGCCAAAGGATTCGGCGGGATCTCACCATGAACGCCCGGCATCCGCAGCTGCAGAGGCCTTCAAGAGGAGATTTGGGAACTGCTGCTACCGATGCCTCGCCCCCGGCATAAATTCTTCGAGTGCCGCGACCCTCGAATCTGCTACACCTGCAAGCGAACGGGCCATCTCGAGC GCACCAAAGGAAGGCCCTGCCGCACCCCCGCCGAGTGCTCCGGTGCCGCCCCAAGGTCCAATGGAGGAGGAGTACATTCCGGGGGCGGCGCATCGTAGGCCGATGACGTCCATCAGCTCGGTGGTCAGCACGCCGGCGATGGAGGCAGAGTCCTACCGCCTCAGAACCACGGCGTTGTTGCTCACTGCCACTGGGCCCTGCGACGCCATCTCGGGGGACATGGTGGTGAGGGCCATCGAGCGCGACACATGGCCACTGGTGCTGCCATGGTTTGGTCTCACTGCTCGCCTGGTGGGAAGAGAGTGGCAGGAAGATGCCAATTCTATCCCTTGTTTTTAG